The nucleotide sequence CGTACCGGATCTAAGTAAGATTGCGTTTAAATCAGGAAAGTCCTTCATAGTTCTCCCAGACCTAAAGGACGCCATAGATCTCTTGAAGCCAGACTACGTGTATTTGGTTAGCAGTTCCGCTGGCGAGGAGCTTAGTGTAGAGGGAATCGACGCTGACAAGAACGTGCTAATAGTTTTCCCTGGGATCGAAAGCGGTTTCACGAAAATAGAGCAGAGCCTAGGGAAGGTGGTCAAACTGCCAGGGTTAGAGGCAGACCCTGGTCCAGTAGCGTCGTTAGGGGCTTTAATGTACTGCGTAGTGTCAAAGAACTTGATGGAAAAAAATAAAAGTAGTCAGTGAAGAAGTTGATAAAAGGAGGGCCCGTCGTCTAGCCTGGTTAGGACGCTGCCCTTACAAGGCAGAGGTCCTGGGTTCAAATCCCAGCGGGCCCATGTGGGGTTAGGGGGATACACCCTAAGACCCCCCCACTGCTATTTTTCAATTTAACGTTCGTCTTAACGACGTCAATTAAGGGGCCTACGTAAAGTTTCCTTTAGCTCGCCATTTACCGTTTTGTTTCAACTGTTATAGAGACGCGACGATAACACACAGGGATTCGCACTTATCTTGCCCAAGATGTGTTTATGAGTGCGGCAGAGGCGTAATGACAATCACGAATTTCTGTGGGAGGGGGTTCTCAGACCCTCTCGACTGCCCCTAAAACGAGATATAAAAACCTAAACTGACGAGGAGAACTCTCTAAGGGGAGAGCAAGAGTTCTACCAAGGAACGTTTTTAGCAGACATTGGAGCTATGCCGG is from Candidatus Aramenus sp. CH1 and encodes:
- a CDS encoding RecB-family nuclease, coding for MIGLHNATSYQRLMEFSRAAFTFNVKYLVLTKVGGTAAQSGVPDLSKIAFKSGKSFIVLPDLKDAIDLLKPDYVYLVSSSAGEELSVEGIDADKNVLIVFPGIESGFTKIEQSLGKVVKLPGLEADPGPVASLGALMYCVVSKNLMEKNKSSQ